CACTTTTGTTTTCTGCAATGATCATTACTTGGTAGATTGATGATTTAGAACAAGTTATGGAGATCATAAAGCAAGCTGCCAAAGAAGGAGCAATTCTAGTCTACACTCTAGCTGATCCAGACATGGCTGAATCTGTCAAACAAGTATGTGAATTATGGGGTGTGCCTTCAACTGACGTATTAGGTCCAATAACAGAGGCGATTTCGTCTCATCTTGGTGTAACACCTTCCGGCCTTCCGCGTGGTGCTAGGAAAGTTTACCTCGACGAAGATTACTTTCGTCGAATCGAGGCAATCGAGTTCACCATAAAGCAAGACGATGGAGCCTTACCGGAGAATCTTCACAAAGCAGACATTATACTTGCTGGAGTTTCGCGAACTGGGAAAACACCATTATCAACGTATCTTGCACATAAAGGATACAAAGTGGCGAATGTGCCAATTGTAATGGGATTGGCACTTCCAAGGACCATTTTCGAGGTAGATTATCGTAAGGTTTTCGGTACAACCATAAATCCTGTTGTCCTACAGACTATTAGAAGAGCCAGAGCCAAAACCTTGGGATTTAGTGATGAAGTGAGGACTAACTACTCTGAGATGGACCATGTCCGACTAGAGCTGGAGTATGCCTCCAGAATTTTCGCCCAAAACCCTCTCTGGCCTGTCACTGGTGAGTTTCcagatacaaaaacaaaaataaatttatgaatctcAGTCTGACTTAATTTATCATTGTCATCAATAGATGTAACTGGAAGGGCCATTGAAGAAACTGCGGCAGTTATTCTGAGACTTTACCATGATCGTAAGAACAAGTGTACCATGCCAAGAATTTCAAAGCGCTATTAGAGATTTCTTCCCCAAATACGCGTTTAAGATGTATCTTGGATGTGTATCTTTGTTGTGAGGTACATAACTGTTTTAATTTGATGGAGAAATATACTGTGTATATGTTTAGTATCTTTGTCCATCCTTGGTTAAGTCACTGGATATTAGGTCTGGATTTGATGATTAAGGAAAATAGGAATAGGAATAGAATCAATCCAAACCTGCATAGTTTATCTTCAAAAAGAAAGGAATGACTTTTTGTTTACTCCAAGAGTAGTTACATTTTATGAGCCTCATTTGAAAATGCTTATTTTTTTCCGATACTAAGTAGTGTGCATCTTGCTTGTGATGCGCAAAAAGGATCTTTCTTTAGTGAT
This is a stretch of genomic DNA from Impatiens glandulifera chromosome 4, dImpGla2.1, whole genome shotgun sequence. It encodes these proteins:
- the LOC124935798 gene encoding pyruvate, phosphate dikinase regulatory protein, chloroplastic-like; the protein is MISSSNWSITGFSPVRRPAATSERINNSPRKSTQSNEQPNSDAEAESHLRSSKASPRLNHWSRARALRSGRKLARSNIRISAVADLTTLVQPSERSAPEDEDASGKSIYMVSDGTGWTAEHSVQAALGQFDHCLINRRCSVSTHLFSGIDDLEQVMEIIKQAAKEGAILVYTLADPDMAESVKQVCELWGVPSTDVLGPITEAISSHLGVTPSGLPRGARKVYLDEDYFRRIEAIEFTIKQDDGALPENLHKADIILAGVSRTGKTPLSTYLAHKGYKVANVPIVMGLALPRTIFEVDYRKVFGTTINPVVLQTIRRARAKTLGFSDEVRTNYSEMDHVRLELEYASRIFAQNPLWPVTDVTGRAIEETAAVILRLYHDRKNKCTMPRISKRY